From Juglans regia cultivar Chandler chromosome 8, Walnut 2.0, whole genome shotgun sequence, the proteins below share one genomic window:
- the LOC109001625 gene encoding uncharacterized protein LOC109001625, with amino-acid sequence MVDEADSSGLDPLLCGMRRFLIESSQQEELLSSDRRVIPPDSEFKERILAEAHAAPYSIHPGYLRDEQKHKLAAEAMIDLLERISAFELDDEMDPNMIIGPEMAGDQKRKCPTDGSTSELGYPRDKLKRKLTAKVKNKLLERISAYELDQDGEMVSMAREAPILIATKHGITEMVEKILEISPEAVYEVDSNMKNIVLLSVEHKQPHIYELLLDKKRKNIIHDSVFWEVDKDGNTALHLAATVANSNPWPVSGPAFQMNWEIKWFELVQKSMPESYPFLCNKAGKTPREVFTKSHKELVKEGRQWLINISALACPVATGVFVAVAFSSSPKLDFQINETNSQKQIKLLQYSGLSIANSVSFCLSTISVLCFLRIISSPYDERSFDGGINTVMMAFLFGLASIYLSVSLTVEAFIYGHFLLSDPETASSLHTFFKILMPLFTTVLIIPILMYISLLRPYIRMPHRNSALHLGSFRREIAGWFRGRIAWSRWTK; translated from the exons ATGGTGGATGAGGCAGATTCATCAGGTTTGGACCCTCTCCTTTGTGGGATGAGAAGATTTCTTATCGAGAGTTCGCAGCAAGAAGAATTGTTATCTTCG gatcgtagagtgattccccCAGATTCAGAATTTAAAGAGCGAATTTTGGCAGAAGCTCATGCGGCTCCTTATTCAATTCATCCTG GATATCTAAGAGATGAACAGAAGCACAAATTGGCCGCTGAAGCCATGATCGACCTTTTAGAACGTATTTCAGCATTTGAATTAGATGATGAAATGGACCCCAACATGATCATTGGGCCTGAGATGGCGGGGGATCAAAAGCGGAAATGCCCAACCGATGGGAGTACTAGCGAATTGG GATATCCAAGAGATAAACTGAAGCGCAAATTGACCGCTAAAGTCAAAAACAAACTTTTAGAACGTATTTCAGCATATGAATTAGATCAAGATGGTGAAATGG TTTCAATGGCAAGGGAGGCACCCATACTGATTGCAACAAAGCATGGTATTACTGAAATGGTTGAGAAGATCCTCGAAATTTCTCCTGAGGCTGTGTATGAGGTGGATTCTAATATGAAGAATATAGTGTTATTGTCTGTGGAGCATAAGCAACCTCACATATATGAGCTCTTACTCGACAAGAAGAGGAAGAATATTATTCATGACAGTGTGTTTTGGGAAGTGGACAAAGATGGGAATACTGCACTGCATTTGGCTGCGACGGTGGCAAATTCTAATCCTTGGCCAGTTAGTGGACCAGCATTCCAAATGAATTGGGAAATCAAATGGTTTGAG CTTGTACAAAAATCCATGCCAGAAAGTTACCCTTTTCTTTGCAATAAGGCGGGAAAAACGCCAAGGGAGGTCTTCACCAAATCACATAAGGAGCTTGTCAAAGAAGGCAGACAGTGGCTGATTAACATTTCCGCACTGGCTTGCCCGGTTGCAACGGGTGTCTTTGTCGCCGTTGCTTTCTCCTCCTCACCCAAACTGGATTTCCAAATAAACGAAACTAACTcgcaaaaacaaattaaacttCTTCAATATAGTGGTCTGTCCATCGCGAACTCAGTCTCCTTCTGCCTTTCAACGATATCAGTTCTTTGTTTCCTTCGAATCATTTCCTCGCCTTACGATGAAAGGAGTTTTGATGGGGGAATTAACACAGTGATGATGGCGTTTCTTTTCGGGCTAGCTTCCATTTATCTATCTGTGAGTCTTACCGTGGAAGCTTTCATTTATGGACATTTTTTACTCTCCGATCCAGAGACTGCATCCAGTTtacatacatttttcaaaatactgaTGCCGCTGTTTACTACAGTACTAATAATTCCAATCCTGATGTACATTAGCCTGCTACGGCCATACATCAGGATGCCACATCGTAATTCGGCTTTGCACCTCGGTTCGTTCAGAAGAGAGATTGCGGGCTGGTTTAGGGGCAGGATTGCTTGGAGCAGATGGACCAAGTAG
- the LOC118349241 gene encoding flavonol synthase/flavanone 3-hydroxylase-like: MEVERVQAVASLLSHSTQDTIPAEFIRPEKEQPAITTFRGPVPEIPTIDISDPDEENIVRSVAKASKEWGIFQVVNHGIPTDVISNLQAAGRHFFELPQEEKEVYAKPTSGEGFKEGYGTLLQKDIEGKKSWGDHLFHRIWPPSKLNYQFWPKNPPSYREANEMYAKYVREVADKLFKSLSLGLGLEGHVMKEGAGGEEIAYMMKINYYPPCPRPDLALGVVAHTDFSSITILVPNDVPGLQVLKDERWIDAKYIPNALIIHIGDQIEVWLLIISSND, translated from the exons ATGGAGGTCGAGAGAGTGCAAGCCGTTGCTTCCTTACTATCTCACTCCACTCAAGATACCATCCCTGCAGAATTCATTCGACCTGAGAAAGAACAGCCTGCTATCACCACATTCCGGGGGCCGGTCCCGGAAATCCCAACCATTGATATCAGCGATCCAGACGAAGAAAACATTGTCCGCTCGGTTGCCAAAGCCAGCAAGGAGTGGGGGATATTCCAGGTCGTGAACCATGGCATTCCTACTGATGTCATAAGCAATTTGCAGGCAGCTGGAAGGCATTTCTTCGAGCTCCCGCAGGAAGAAAAGGAAGTATACGCTAAGCCCACAAGCGGAGAAGGCTTTAAAGAAGGCTACGGAACCCTGCTGCAGAAAGATATCGAGGGAAAGAAATCTTGGGGGGATCATCTTTTTCATAGGATTTGGCCTCCTTCAAAACTCAACTACCAGTTCTGGCCCAAGAACCCGCCTTCTTACAG AGAGGCGAACGAAATGTATGCAAAATATGTGCGTGAGGTGGCGGACAAGCTCTTTAAGAGCCTGTCGTTAGGGTTAGGGCTTGAAGGTCATGTAATGAAAGAAGGTGCTGGTGGGGAGGAGATAGCATATATGATGAAGATTAATTACTACCCACCATGTCCTCGCCCTGATCTAGCACTTGGAGTTGTTGCTCACACCGATTTCTCGTCCATCACCATTCTCGTGCCGAATGATGTCCCTGGACTTCAAGTTCTCAAAGATGAACGTTGGATCGATGCCAAGTATATTCCCAATGCTCTCATTATTCACATCGGTGATCAGATTGAGGTTTGGCTTCTTATCATTTCGAGCAACGATTAG